In Oryctolagus cuniculus chromosome 14, mOryCun1.1, whole genome shotgun sequence, the genomic stretch GTCTGGCTGAGCCTCAGGCCCGCGGCTGGCCGCTGGGCTGGCCTGGCCGGGGGCAGCTGCTgcctctgcaccccccccccccccccccgtcctccTTCCCAGCAGCTGAGTTTCTTGTGGCCTTAACCCCGCCCACCCCAGACATGGAGTTTCTGGAGGTCCTGACCGAGGGGCTGAACCGGGTCGTGCTGGTGAGGGGCGGCGGCCGGGAGGTGATCACCATCTACTCCTGAGGCCCCGGGACGGGGCAGGCCTGGACGCCCCACGGCTTCCTGCGGAAGCTTCCAGGCCTGGTGCCGGCTCCTCCTGCCGCAGGGTGTGCCCTGGGCCGGCTGCTGGCTCCCCCCAGGccgtgtgtggcaggagcccccAGTCCGTCCGCAGCACCCGTGAAGCACGCATGCCCCTCCGTGACGAAGGTGTGGTGCAGGGGCCTGCGCCGGCCCCCAGGGCCCCGTCTGTCAGCACGCAGGGAGCCCACTCAGCCGGGGGCCCCGAGGTCAGTGCacccagccctgtgcacctgccctacGCCACAGCAACCCGACGACACCCAGTCATGCCCGGGACGCTCCCGGTGCCTGGCCTCCAGCCTGCACGTCTGGGAGCAGTGGCCAGCCGCAAGGCTGAGGGTCATCGGTGCCATGGTGGTGGCCATGCGCATGCGTGTCCCTGAGCTCCGTCCGCTGCCCCGAGTATCCATGGTCCCAGGGGGCAACGCTGGGTCTTCGCAGGGCCCTACAGGTGTGGGCCCAGGATGCGGCACCGCCCCCACTAgatggtgtatttatttatttaaacaccGGCTGTCCAGGCCCTCGACGGCTGGCGCCCACAGGCTCTACGGGGCTGGGTCCGTCCTTGGAGTTCAGGCCAGGCAGAGCACGGCGCGCGCTTCTGGGCTCCCGGGGTTCGCCTGCTGTCGCGGCCACGCCCGGCCGTCCCCAGCAGGCTGTGCTGGGGGAGCCGCCCAGATCCACTGTTTTTATAGAAGCTGTCTTTGTGATTTTTGTTTAGTAGAAAAATAAAGTGGTCTCTGAAGAACTGCACGTTTCATACTGTAGACGCTGGCGCCCCGAGGGGTTTCCCCGAGACCCCTCCCGGCATCGCAACCCGCGCCCAGTCAGCCGAGAGCCGAGGAAAGCGCCCGGTGGCGTGGTGAACGCCCCACCTGCGGGGGAGCTGGCGGCCCCGGGCACGCAGCGTGGAGGCAGCCAGTGTACCCGGCAGCTGACAACCGGTGTGGCCCAGCCGTCGGCAGAGCAGGACTGGGCAGTGGCTGTGCGTCTCTGATGGCAGGGACACGGGAGGCATCGGTGGTGACACAGGAGTTGGTGACATGGACGGTGTCCGCGGTGACCTGGGAGGCGTAGGTAGTAACACGGGGAGCGTAGGTGGTGACACGGGAGTTGGTGGTGACACGGGGAGCGTAGGTGGTGACACGGGAGTTGGTGGTGACACGGGAGATGCCCTCGTGCAGATCTGGACTTAGGCACTGCGTGTActctgctgtgggctgtgggcggggctgaGGTGTGAGGCTGGGCGTCCGGCGGGCACTGCATGGCTGGGTCAGCCGTCGCTGGCTTGGCCGTGGCAAGAGTGACCACGAGGGCCAGGCCTGTGGCTCTCAGCACAGAGGCGGTCCCCAGGCCAGGGGACCGAGACGGGCAGAGGCCTGCAGGCGGCCAAGCAGGCGTGGGCCTCGTGGCACAGAGCAGAGGCCTCTGGGGCCTCTACACTcatgctgtcccctcccccagtggCTTTGGGGCACCCGTCCTCTGGGGTGATGGTGCCCTGACCCCTGGCACTGGACCCAAGCGCTTCTGTGGCCCCTGACCACTTCCTGTGGGCACCACATGTGGGGATGGCCCTCTGGCCGTCTGACTCAAGCACTCAACACTGGAGTGGCCCCGGGGGCAGGGTGGAGGTGtttctgcccacccccaccccgtgccgaGGACCCAGTGCAGGGGCCGTGGCTGCACTGGCCACCGTGTCAGGCTGGCCCGGCCGAGGCAGAGAGCCAAGGCCACAGCACCAACTCGGGCCCCCAGGAGCCCCGGGCCGAGCCTCGCCTTCACGCAACGGGGAGGGAAGGGTCCCCCAAAGAGTGGACAGGGCCGGGCCTGGCCCCAGGGAACATGGTGGCCAAGGGGACCGGCTCAGGCTGCCTGGGCAGGAGCGGGTTTACCTGGAACACACCTGCGGGCCTTCCCCGGGCTCGGGTGCAGCTGCCCGGCTCTGAGGTCACCAGCAGCCACCACGGCCGTGCTCTGCCGCCTCCCCGGCGCCCACAGCagagcccctgcccacctccatgCTCGTCCAGGTGGGCGACCTGCAAGGCTTCAGGGACTCCTGTCCCTGGCAGGATCCAGGTCCTTCCTCCAGCTCAGGCCTCCTGGGCACCAGCAGGGGACGCAGAAGGCTCAGTGCAGCCGGGGTATGGACGCCAGGGCCGGCGCGGAACGGAAGACGGTGAGGACGCCGTCCCTCAGCAGCCCCCGTGCTGGATCGCCCCCAACACTGGGCGGCGTGGAAGTGCGAGCAGGTGCGGCGGCGTCCAGGGAGCCCAGCCACACGAGCTCAGGGTGTTGTTTCTGGGGTTTCCTTAGGGCCAAGTGGGGGACTCACCCATCCGCGACGGCGCGGCCCGCGTGTGCTGGCGTGGACTCAGACATGCCCCCTTCTCGCTGCGCCGGCTGCATATGCGTGTGCCAGGCCTGGAGAGGAGCCTCAGCGACCAGCTGACGGCTGCTGGTTTCAACCCTGAAAACAGCGCCGGGGGCAGGGACAGGCGCCAGAGCCCGCCCCTCGTCCTGGAGGACAGCAaggagcccccaccccggcctgggCCCACCTGTGTCCCGTCAGGACGCTGCCCTGCCCGCCCACATTCCACGCCCCTCCCCGCGGTGAGCAGATCCCACAGAGGGCACACCCCGTGCTGCGAGGACCCCTCCCGCACCGGGCCCTCCTGGCCATGAATGATGGCAGACACAGGTGCGCGTTTCCACGCGTGTTTGGTGTTTATAGATCACACTCAGCTGTCACAAAATCCACGTGGCCTCAAGGCAGCAGTGGGGCGGAGTCCCgtccgtgcccgtgcccgtgcccgtgcccgcgCCCGCGCAGCTAGGGCGGGtggaagtggtggtggtggaagtggtggtggtggtggtggtgttcgTGCCGCTGGACCACGGGCACCGTGTGGCCCTCACCTGCCAGCGCGGGGGGCAGCTCCACGGTGGCCGGGTGGCCATGCGTGGCCTTGCGTGGCGAgtggccctccctgcccctctgccgGTACCGCCTGTGGCCGTCCTGAGGGGCCGGGGCCGGCAGGTGGTGGCCCAGGCCTTTCCCAGGCTTGCAGCTGCCAGGGGCCTCGGGCGGCCACCGTGAGCCCTTGGGAGGCTTGAGGGGCGGCTGCTCCGGCCCCTTCGGCCGGGGCTGCACGTCTGGCGCCCAGGCTCCGCAGGCGTGGGCGGCGTGGCCATCGTGGGCGTCCGAGTCCTGCGAACGGGACCTGCTCGGCGCGTGCCTGGCCTGCGTCGGCGGGGACCCTGCGCACAGAGTGGCTCAGCAGTGACCCCGGCCCACGTGGGGCAGGGCAGCCCCTGAGGCCAGGCAGCCACATGCTGCCAGCTGCGCGCGGGTCCCCAGCTGGGGGCTCAGCTGCCACCCCTGGGGGGAGGCTCCCGCCCACTCCCGCTGtgaggggctgcagctgggacGCGCTTCCGGAACCCCCGTGTTAAAGAGTCCAACACTGGCCACCTGTGTACAGGTTTCCGCCCTCCAGGCTGACGGGACTGAACGCCCCGCTCTGTCCAGCTGGGGGCAGCGGCGGCCGGCGGAGCAGGGGCCTGCAGGGGCCTCCCCGACACCTTAGCGACGCCCGGTTCTGGGACCAACCCCTCCCGCCCCTAGGACAGGGCCTGCTGGGCTCCGGCCCAGCACTCTCAGCagccacatgggcgccgggtggCTGCCCCTTCTGagcacctggaggaagccccaTGCTGTCCCCATCCTGGCCCAGGGAGCCCACAGGCACGCACCCCGTCCCTGCTGTAGGGACCCCAGGAGCTGCAGGGGTGAGGGCGGGCCCTCATGCGGCATCTCCACCCAGGGCAGTGCCAGCTGCCCAGGACCTACCGGGGCCGAATCTGGACGCGTAGTTCTCCGTCCCCGCGAGGTCCAGGTAGTGGTTCCTCCGTTCCGTGTTCTCGTCCACACAGCAGGGCCCCCGCACAgggcaggcctgggcctgggcatcGGGCCTCCTGCAGGGCGCAAGGCCAAGGAGCTGACCACCCACCAGGCAGGACAGGGGTCCCAGGCTGGGTGTGGTCCGGCCAAAGGAAGCAGaagggagggtgggcacagccagGCGGCATCCAGCAGGTGGCCCAGCCGGGATGGAGACCCTGACCCAGCAGCTCACGCCGGCGTGCCCTGTGGTCACGACACTGCCCCCACCATGGCCAGCGAGCAGAACACGGCCCTCGAGCGGCCGGACGGGCTCTTGCAAGCCCCCTACAGCTGCTCAGTGCCCAGGGTGCtcggcccagcctggccccggtCACTGGGCAAGGTCCTGACAGGCACCCCGCCCAGGACCGCAGCAGCGCCCACCTCCTGCACGCAGGGCCCGTCCAGGCAGGCCAGCCACGAGAGCACAGTGGGAGGTGGCCGGGGCTCCCAGCAGTCCTCACCTGCCCTGTGCAGACGGCTTCCTGTCGGCCGCCCCGGGGTCCTGGGCCAGCTCCGCTTCCGTCCCGCAGCCACCGGGCTCCGCGTCTGAGGGGGCAGAGCCAACTGTCCCCTCCTGGGGCTCACGTGCTCCCCCAACTCCATGTTGTCACCCCGCCCCCACTGCCTGGGGAGGGGTGAATCCCTCTCCACACTTCCACTCACAGCCCATGCGTCCACTCACTGCCCAGCCACATGTCCACTCACTGTCCATCCACGCGTCCACTCACTGCCCAGCCACATGTCCACTCACTGTCCAGCCATGCGTCCACTCACTGCCCAGCCACACAGCCTGAAGCCCTGCAGGCACCAGCCCTGCTTGGGGTGTGGTGGGAGCAAGGGTACAACTGGGACACCTAAGGGTGGGGGGGGGCTGCCGGGGGAGTGGACTTGAGGGAGGAGAGGTCTCCACGGACCCGGTGCTGCCTAAGCAGAACACCACCTCCTGGAAGCCCTCCTGGGTTGAGCCCAGAGCCTCACCCTGGCCGCTGGGAGGCCTGTCCTCGCCAGAGGGCTTGGGGCTGACGGTCAGCGTCACATGCAGGGTCTTGCTGCTGTCCGGGGAGTGGCTGATGGAGGCGTTGACCACCTCGCAGACGGTGTGCATCAGGCTGGACACGTCCTGGGTGGACAGAGCTAGCCTCAGAGGGCACTGCCCCCCCAGGATGCCTCCAGGGGCCGCTGGGCCCACATGGCCCCGCCCTTCACGTCCAAGGCCTGTCCAGGTCCCACTCGGCACAGGCGGGCTCACATGCTCACTTGAGGTGCCATGTCCACGCCCGCGCTGACCGCTGCCGCCTCCCCAGGGGCCCCGCGGGCTTGGCGTGGGCGCCTCCAGGTGGGCCTCTcctgacctcccctcccccacggccGGGACACCCCTCACCTCCCGGGTGACCTTCCCGCTGCTGTCCAGGTCATACAGCGTCAACGTCCACTCCTGCCGGCTGCCGCCCTCCACCGAGACGTCACACCGCAGCACCTGGCGGCAGCCCCCGGGGACGGGACAGGTGTCACCCTCGGCCACgaccccccccagcccctccagggcCTGCTTCAGACTTGGCCATGGTCTTCCCAGCTCACCCCAAGGGCGGTGcggctggagcaggggccagaACCCGCAGACCTGTCCCTGCTCAGCAGCCGCGCTGACCGCCCGTGCCCGGTGCTGTCCGCACCACAGGGCTCAGCTCAGAGCCCAGGAGCCAGCCCAGCCGCCTCTGCCCCAGGCTGGCCCTTGTGCGCTGCCTGGCCGTAGCCACGCCCCCGGCACCCACAAGCCGTAGGCCCCACCCACACAGGGGCCAACACCTACTCGGACACTCAGGCGCCTTctgcccaggccctccccagccACCGGGCCGCCTCTGTCCTCCACGCGGGGCAGTGGGGCCGCGCCCTCGGTCTTCTCCGCAGTCTGTGCCACTGGGGACACGGGGGGGACGGCTCAGTCCAGGAGCTGCCCCCACTGCCCCTGCCACAAGGGAGCTGCCCCCAACTCTGACCCTGCGAGAAGGGAGCTGTCCCCCCGACACTCTGACTTGACCCTAACAGAGGGAGCtgcccccactgcccctcccacaAGGGAGCTGCCCCCCCCACTGCCCCTGCCACAAGGGAGCTGCCCCCCACTCTGACCCTGCGAGAAGGGAGCTGTCCCCCCCCCGACACTCTGACTTGACCCTAACAGAGGGAGCTGCCCCCCCATTGCCCCtcccacaagggctggagctgagaagCGAGGGCACCGTGCTGCTGCCCACCTGTGTCGGCCACAGCCGGGAGCCCCTTCCTGACCCCTCCCGCCACACCCTGCCCAGGGACCACCCTCAGGCCGGAGCGGGTGCTCCCTGAGTCTCAGGGCTCCCTAACTGCACCATCTAGTTTTCCAGGAACCCGTGGCCCAGAGCCCACCGGCCACGAAGGCCACAGCGGGCTGAGCTTCCAACGTGGACGGGGCGCTTCCACGCCTGGGGCCCACCCACCCCCCAGTTCTGCCACCCCTGTCCCCGGCATGCGGCCCAGCCCGTGCTGCGCGGCCCCACCTGCGGGAGCCGTCCAGTGTGAGAGCCCCTCCTGCACCCCGGGCCCTGCCCCGTCACGGGGGACACGGGGAGGCccacagcgcagctccagccagcaCTCACCCTCCAGTGGACTCCGGCTCTCCCAGGGAGGCCCCTCCTCGGGGTCCCCATTGAGCAGCTCCTGCGGGGACGACAGGGCAGGGGTGACCACGAGCTCTGGGCAGCCTGAACTGGACCCTAGCCCCAGTCTCCCGAGGCACCTCGGTGTCCTCTGCTGTGCGAGTCCACGAACCCCAGCCTCTCGGAGCCCCCTGTGTGCCGGGACCCGGACGCAGACCTGGCCTCACACACGCTGCCCCCAGAGAGCCCTGCCCACCGCCCAGACGCAGGAGCCCCGCCGGCCCTCGCAGCACCCGACAAGCAGCAGACATGGACGTGGGGACACAGGCGGGGTGTGGGGAGCCGCGCGTCCGATGTGATGGCAGCGCCAAGCCCCGGGAAGGCTCCTGTGTGGCTCAGGCAGCCGGGCCACGTGGCCCGCGAGTCCTCCACCTGCCGTCTCTGGCCCCAGGCGGCTACAAAGCCGGTACGAGCAGGGCGAGGGTCCTGGCGTCGACTTGTTGGGTCCGTCAGCCACAGTCCACCGGGGAGAGGATGCGGGGGCTGGGGccacagctgcaccacagcaccctggccccctgcccccaccctgtgctGTGGCCCCAAACGGCAGCCTGGAGTCCAAGCCAGGCTGGCCAGCAAGGAAGGGCGGGGACGCGGCAGGTGCCAGCACCCTCCTGCCATGGTGGTCACCGGCTAGGGTCCACACAGGGGTGACAGAAGGTTCTAGACTGACACCCCCACCCGCAGACCCACAGGCAGTGGGCGGCATGGGGCGCTGAGGCCAGCCCCCGGGTGAGTACCGAGTAAAACTTCCCCTCACTGACTTCCCCGGGGGCAGCAGCGGGGCCGAGGCCTCCAGGGAGGAGCCCCCCACATCCCACCCAGAGCACAGGGggcccggcgcctgccccgaccGGCGACCACAGCCACGGAACAAACTGCTCCAGGACCCTGCTGAGTGCCACGCCCTGGTCACACAGGGCCAGGCCCCCCACAGCCCCCCACCAGCCGAGGGCTGAGAGGGAGGGGCCCACATCCTCCCTCCGGCAGCCCTGCTGGGAACCCCCcaccccagaccacagcagggggTCCTCGTCTCCTTGCGGCTGCACAAGCACAGGCAGTCGGGACCCCAGGGCTGAGGGCCAGGTGCTCGGCCCTCGTGGCCGGAAGGACTGTGACaaggccctggggccagcacggCTGACAAGTTGCAGGTGCAGCAACACCCAGGAACCTGCCGCAACCTGGAGGCCACGTCCAGGGTTTCCACCTTGTTCCTCGTGACGTGAATGATGAACCTGTCACGTCTGTTACACGTGGAGTTGGAACACGCTGCACACACGTGTCCACTAcacctggagttaggagctgaacATGCAGCATG encodes the following:
- the NKD2 gene encoding protein naked cuticle homolog 2, whose protein sequence is MGALQSRRVEPRARRGEGADPRSLPASSGRAAAASARRESPEGGSFAVSAQASGRRGAEEAERRARDQQELLNGDPEEGPPWESRSPLEVAQTAEKTEGAAPLPRVEDRGGPVAGEGLGRRRLSVRVLRCDVSVEGGSRQEWTLTLYDLDSSGKVTREDVSSLMHTVCEVVNASISHSPDSSKTLHVTLTVSPKPSGEDRPPSGQGEALGSTQEGFQEVVFCLGSTGSVETSPPSSPLPRQPPPTLRCPSCTLAPTTPQAGLVPAGLQAVWLGSEWTHGWTVSGHVAGQ